One window of the Etheostoma spectabile isolate EspeVRDwgs_2016 chromosome 16, UIUC_Espe_1.0, whole genome shotgun sequence genome contains the following:
- the rnf208 gene encoding RING finger protein 208: MSCLRRQPVTIPMDTVKIIQSEKFPRECTVPATQPRYAPPPRVAWDGGGEGEIIVNQACSDLALEITGSPRPMVSPSAPVMRREQSFLAQRKTSANEICYHQFHYKMEDVIVNQYVLRPSSTSSSTSSSSSSSGPVMPCEPLDCPTCGHTYNFAGKRPRILSCLHSVCEECLQILYESCPKYKFISCPTCRRETVLFTDYGLAALAINTSILSRLPSDPNGPVQWGGDADRSCYQTVRQYCQSACTCQIANPLSSCGIM, encoded by the coding sequence ATGTCCTGCCTCAGGCGTCAGCCCGTCACCATCCCCATGGACACCGTTAAGATCATCCAGTCAGAGAAGTTCCCCAGAGAGTGCACTGTGCCCGCCACCCAGCCGCGCTATGCCCCACCCCCCAGAGTGGCGTGGGACGGCGGAGGTGAAGGCGAAATCATCGTCAACCAGGCCTGCAGCGACCTGGCCCTGGAAATTACAGGGTCTCCCCGGCCAATGGTGTCCCCCTCAGCCCCCGTGATGCGCAGGGAGCAAAGCTTCCTAGCGCAGCGCAAAACCAGTGCCAACGAAATCTGCTATCACCAGTTCCACTACAAGATGGAAGACGTCATAGTCAACCAATACGTGCTGCGtccctcatccacctcctcctccacttcctcctcctcttcctcctcgggACCCGTTATGCCCTGCGAGCCCCTGGACTGCCCCACCTGCGGTCACACCTACAACTTTGCCGGCAAGCGTCCACGTATCCTTTCCTGCCTGCACTCGGTGTGTGAGGAGTGCCTGCAGATCCTCTACGAGTCCTGTCCCAAGTATAAGTTCATCTCCTGCCCCACGTGCAGGCGCGAGACAGTGCTGTTCACAGACTACGGCCTGGCTGCCCTGGCCATCAACACCAGCATCCTGAGCCGCCTGCCCTCTGACCCCAACGGGCCCGTGCAGTGGGGTGGGGACGCCGACCGCAGCTGCTACCAGACTGTGCGGCAATACTGCCAGTCAGCCTGCACCTGCCAGATCGCCAACCCCTTGTCCTCCTGTGGCATCATGTAG